In the genome of Arachis stenosperma cultivar V10309 chromosome 2, arast.V10309.gnm1.PFL2, whole genome shotgun sequence, the window AGAggtaatataaatttaaaatcaagTATAGGTGCCTATCATTGTCTCGAataattctcttttttttaagcGAATCATTATTCAGTTTTGATTGATAAGGAATTGACAAGTGATGCTGATTTCCAAAAAATAAATGCCGGAgctattaaaataaatttactaTTTAGGGATAATCAATTACTCAATCCTTGAAAATTAAATGGAGCAATCATTAGATACTTAACCGATTGAGGTAAAATAAATTGGTTGGTATGTAGTTTGGATTTATTTATAGAGTAGAACAAGAAAAAATTATTGGAGAAAATTAAATAAGTGAAACTTATGGTATAAACTGTATTGTCACAGACACAAAAACAAGGGAGGAGAGTTGGTAGGGGAGAAATATGGATCCTAAAGCACAAAGGACGTGATGGCACCTACATACATGAAGAAGCGCAGAGAATTGCTGTAAGTATAATTGATCATTTATGTTGTTACATGTTAGgtttaattattaaaatgtcTTGAGTATGCTATATTCCTAGTGTGATTGTGTATGGTTATTTACGTCTGTAGGAAAAATATCTGAGATTGAGCAGCTGGATGAAACTACGAAAATATTGTCTGAAAATAATTCCCTTGCCCAGGCTCTCGGTAAAGAGTGCTTGGGTAGAGTGCGTGGCATAGGCTTCGGGCCGACACCAAGTCAACTCTTTCATCCGAGTTCGCAGCCGCCAGTGGATAAAGCTCAAACAGAAGAGGCCCAAAGGATGCTTTTTGAATTACAGGCAGAGGTGACGGCCGAGAAATTGAGAAGGAAGGCAGTGGAGGATGAAGTAGCAGCagaaaaattgaaaaggaaGGCAATAGAGGATAAAATAGCAGCAGAGAAAACGAAGAGACAGGCATTAGAGAGTGTGCTGAGTTATGTAGTCCAACAGCAAGGTGTGAAGCTGCCACTAGACATCACTGAACAAATGAATTCTTTGAATGGACATGGCGGGAAATAGAAATTAGGATATATGTGATAGTTTATTTTTCAGTATATGTTTTGTTTATGTTACTATGCAGCATTAATTATTATCCAAATACTTTACTTTTTAGGTGACTATTGAAATACTTTATTGATATTACAATAAATATGTTAGTTTTTTTTACAGTTAAATATTCTTGAGTTTTTTGCCTGTAATATAGATTTTTAGAGGATAacgataagatttttaaaataaaaaattactccATACGATTAAGAAATACTCCCaggttaataaaataaatcaaaataaaattttagaattaaaaaaaagcGTCGATTTAAATAATATGGCTAATAAAAGTGCAAATAAAAACCATATAAAACAGAGGAAGCCACTACAAGAAACATCGTTAAAATCGACGGCCAAATCGACAGCTAAGCCGTCGATAATATTAAAATTCGACGGCAAAATAGATGGCTGTGGTAGTTGCTATTAAGCTTGtcgatttttcaaaattctaatATAATCAACGGCTTGCCTGGCCGtcgataataatttaataaaatcgacAGTGTTTCTGTCTATAATATGAGTTTAAGAATTTTACCTTCTTATTAAAATCGACAACATTGCCGTCGATATTTGATTCAATAAAATCAACAATATTTTCGTCTATAATATGCTTAATAAAATCGACAACATAGCCGTAgatatttgattaataaaatcGACACAGTTTCCGTCGATTTAATTATTTAGATACCGACAAATTCTTtgtctatattttgttttttttgtctattttaaatttaaaaagcaACAACGTAACCGTCAATTTTAATAGTtatatgttttaattatttttttatttaaaaaatagtaaacCAATAatgcaaataaatttttaaatatagaaataaaatgtatATAGAATATTAGATAATAAGacaaaataaacttttaaatataaaaataaaatttatactaaatATTAGATAATGAGTTTACAaacttataaaaataataaataattctcTAACATAAAGACTCAagacaaaataaataactagTAAGAGAAAGATGccaaagtaaaagaaaaaagaaaaagatgcattaaaatacaaaaaattactATGTATGATATCATACAGTTGGACTAGCAATTGAAGAGATTCTTGAATCCACAATTActatgtcttcttcttcttccaaatTCGCACACGCaagtttttcttcttcttctcctcctcctcctccttcttcttccgAATTCGCATACGGaggttcttctttttcttcttcttcttcctctttttgaATAGCCTTTCCTAGAAAACTTAGCAATAGATAGGTAACTTACAAATAAGATACAATGTTTAGTAACTATTATAATATCTTGAAACATAGTATTCATATCCAATCATAAacataagaaatagtaaaataaacaaTGCATATAGCTTAAATATCTTGCTAGTGATCATATAAATATAAGAGAATTTCTTGATCTATTTGCAGGTAGAACATCTCCAACATCAATCTAAAGGTACAAGAGAAAAAGTTAATATTGACATGGTTGATGAGGAGTATTAGAGATGAAGTTCTAAATTTGGAATTAACCTGCCAGTAACCCTTTTGAGATATTGGAACATAAGTGTGTTCACCTCTAAAATGCCTCGAATTAATACCACCAAAGACAATCTCACCCCCTATCTTTGCCTTTGGATCTTTATTTAGCCAAAGAGAGAAAACATTTTGATATATGTACCCTTGATCTATCATATTGTACCTGTATTCATAGAACTAATCACTCTTTTGAAGAATCGTACTTTAAACTAGTCACACCACTAATCATGCAATATTGTTTAATAACTATATGATaagagaaaaatgaagaaatatGTGAATTATTGAAACACTCAAATAAACAAAAGTTACCACACTGGTGTGACTTCTCCAATTGAAATATCTTCGAATCCAAGTCCAAGTATCCCATCATCATGCAAAGCTAGAAGGGCCAATGATCCTTCCTTTGTACTTTTAGCGAATACCTGGAGAATGGAAAGCACCCATCTGTCAATGCATATAAAACTTAATAACACAGttcgaaataaaaataatattttgtggCTGTGTATGCTCTATACATAAAAAACTATGATATTCTGGTTCATATGCTGCTCTAAAGATGATATTGTGTCATCCTAAGAAATTCACATTCATGGAAATAAAAGTTGAAAATACTAGCTCCCTTTGTTATGGGATTGTAGCAGTCGTGGGGCTAATTGAGTTGCACAAGATGCTATCTACTCGAGTTATTTATCTAAGTACTTGTGTTGCTCTAATGAATCTCTGAAAATATGTGATAATTGTTATTTTGGTTTGTGCTGTGCTAGACATTACTATTCTGAATCTGAATTCCTCATTTTCTTTATGAATAATGTTGGCACTTTTTCTTAGATTTTAATCTTAGGTGACAAGTAGCATTTCATTGCATCATAGAGCAATAGGTTGTctttattgaattattttttactagCTTATGCTTGTTAAACTATGAATATATGAGATTTGAAATATTCTTTGTATTTTAAAAGAAAGCATATGAAACTTAATAACACagtttgaaagaaaataaaataaagaggGTAAAATACTAACTTGGTCTTTGATGATGATATCCCCAACTTTTACAACATCTTGGCTGAAGAATCTATAAATGGATCCATGGCCATAAGGAATTTTGCAAGATGTGCCTAGATAATTTTTCTAATCAGTTCAACACCAACTTTAGAAACTGAGTTTCACAAAACAAACCTTCTGTTTATACTTTGTACATATAAACCCAAACAGAAGCATGTCAAAATGATAAACATTATGATACAtcatcaaatataaaaataatccaaagatacCTATCAATTTCAGTATAGGTGCTAGATATCTTTGACTTGTACTTGGAATGAAAATAGCAAGGAATCTGCATTGCAGTCACATTTATTTCTAAAATAAGTTCAATCTGAGAAACTAGCATTGTTCCCAAACCTATTATGTGAGGAAGACTTTTGTTTTTCATGTAAAGTTATCAAACTCTCGAGCAACCTCAAAGTTTCATGAGTTTATGAGTTTAGATTCtcaaattgagtttaatttttatgGTAAACTTATAGCTGAGTTTCTAGATTCGAAATTACCTAAGCTCCACGAGTTTAGATGAACTCTCGAGTTTGATTACATTTGCTCTGTtgtagttttaaaaaaaatctgaaaacaTTAAAAAAGGATCATTCAAAAAAGTTTTGCTAACTAAAGCAGGGCATTTCTTAAAGAGTCAAACAAAAATGTCTAACTTTTCAATGCAATAAGCATGTCAAAACTCAATTTTGGCTCCTTAAGCAGCACTGGATAGCAAAACCTTAACTTAACTAACTAACCATGCTAGCTGTCcacaaaatttttgttttagaaGTCAGTCTGAATGTATTTCTTAACCTTTCAAATAGTTTTGGTTGTTGATAAAAACTTAACCAACAACAATGAGTAATCTCTTCCTCCAAATTTAAATGATAAAGACTAGACTAGATAttgcagcagcagcagcattAAAGCAACTTCCGTAGATGTTAATACTAAATAGTTTTTATGAAGACTAAGCTAAGCTTTAGTGCATCTTCTTAGTTCTTACTTACTAACCTAAATGGGCCCCACAGCCCCTAAATAACGTGGTCTTGAATATCATATTCCACTCTCCCACGTCCCCACCAATATCATATTTCACTCCCCTCCTCCTATTTTATAAAGCTTAAATCACCCTCTAATTGCAAACAGAATATAACAGAACATAACTTTGCATATTTTACAAGTATAAAAGAGATAAACACATAATACATCAAGAAAAAACAATCACACTATTCATGCTTAGCAGGGTACAATCAAAATTGAAGCCAATTATATAGAAAGATAACAAATCAATAAcattcaaacaaaaataaaatagaaaactCACCGCCTTACGTAGCTTCTTGATGAGTGCCATAGGCTTACGAGTCAAACCGCGCTGAAACCTGCAACAgcaaaaaacaattaaaaactTCAACACATAAATGCAAAATCCAAATGCAAATGTTTCACACATGTACCTTCTGCGAGCACGAATAATAAAGAGCTTAACGAGTTCATCGGTGGACATGTCCAAGAGTGCATCGAGATCCACGCCTCTGAAACTGAACATCTTGAACGTCCTCTTCTTTGGTACTACAGCTTGCGCTATCTCTGCATCCACATCAGCCTTcaacaaacaaaaacaaaaacgaaaattaatCACCAGAAATAATGAATCGATGAGAAGGGTTCAAATCAAATTGATATGGGAATGAGCGACAGGCGGCGAGAGCAAACGGAGTGACGCAGCGCAACCGTCACGCCAGAAGCGGAGAATGAGGGTTGGTGAGGAAATTAACAATATTGTTCCTAATACGCTCGAATGcagaaaagaaaaggataaaATGAGGGTTGGTGAGGAATTTGGGGGTAAAATTGTGTTTCTAAAATTGGAGGCGGGAAGTGGGCACGGGGTTTATTTGGGGGTAAAATGAGGGTTGGTATTTTAAGCAGTAAAAATCGACGGTATAGTTGTcgattttaatttgaaaaaaaagcaACGTCTTTAGTatctatttatatattaaatccacagcatttatttaattttagaaaacAATCTAGACCGTTCAAATTTATCGACGGAAAAGTTgttgatattttaaatataaaaatagacgCCATGTCCGTCGATTTTAAAAATCGACAGTATATTTGTcgattttaatttgaaaaaaaacgTCTTTAGtgtctattttatatattaaatccACACAATTTATTTAATGTTAGAAAGCAATCTAGACCGTTCAAATTTATCGACAGAAAAATtgttgataatttaaatataaaaatagacaCCATGCTCGtcgattttaaaataaaagtattttcacCCAGTAATTCGTTGCCAATATGACAATAGTTTAAAAGTGGTCTAATGCATCATAAAAAAATCGACAACGCTGCcgtcaattttataattttatttttaattattttttttataaatatcaacTTCAAGCCGTCGAAAAATATCGATGGGAGAGATAGCCATCGATTTTTTGCGTCGAAAAATACGCTTTTTCTTGTTAGTGAGCAAATAGCGGCGGTTGAAATACGTCGCAAATAATATGGCTAAATCTCTCTTGTCGATTTGCGGCGGTTTATCCAACCAACGCAAATTAATTGATTTGCTGCAGTTATGCTTGGGTTGCTGGAAACCACTGCCGAATGTCATTCCCATCCCCTTATATGTTGTGTTTGTAGTTTCGCTGGTGTTATATTTAGCGGCAGTATAAAACCGCCGCAAATCGACAATTAAACCGTCGTTATCCTCCGTTTCTGTTGTaataaactttaaaatttaaataaaaaaatatttaattatcataaaaattatataaattttttaattgattttagACTCAAAATCTCGtaactttaatttaattacttttagtaaataattttttgtataaaaaatcataaataaacatacgaataacttattatttaatttcaaacACTTGACATCTTACTGAATATAATACATATCACACAATTTATCTAATAATCCTTGAaggaaaaatatttatattacaTGCCACAATAGTCTTTAATGTTAACGCTGTAACTGAAGTTCAGTAATGCAAGATGATCAAATGGCTTATACTTCAAAGGGTGCTCTTCATCTATAAGCTTTTCAGGTGCTTGAAGAATCCCTTTGTAAAAGGCAAACAAACCAAGAGAGTACCTCGTTTCATTCTTGTTATTATAATTCATCACAACTTTATGGTTCGGTGACTTGATTCTCTCATTGCTCCATGCCTACCAAAAGAGTAATAAGATCATATATAAACATCATCACCAAGAAAAACTACTGTGCTTTCATTATAATCAGTGGGTTATATAATGGTAGTATCTAGTGGTGCCATTTTAGTCTTTCTTATTTAACatagtatttatttatataatagtAGTATGTTATTTAGTATTGCTTGTACACCATATTGCCATTTTTTTTAATGTGGTATAATTAATTAAAGCCactctctttaatttttttttaaaaaaaatataaaaatttattttcctttttgcATAAACTGATTATAATATCAAATTCAAACGAATGttttaaaaataacattttcagttaattttatttttggtaaagagaaaataaaaacaactgaactatatatatactagtatatcaataaatattaactttttatttatccaatatgtataaaaataatataaattgaaGTAGATAAAATGGTAATGATTTGGATTTTAATGAAAAAGTTTTgagtttaaataataaaaataataattttttattatatatatatatatatatactaggGAAAGGAAGTGAATGATAATTAATTACCATTAAACCATCGCCAGCCATGACCACAAAGGAATTAGTAGAAGAAAAATCAACATGGATCCAATTCCCATCTTTTGTCTCCACCATGAGTCCATTGACATGGTTTTGGTGAAGAATTGTTGTGAAGCTCTTGTCAGTGTGACACACCAAACCCAGTTGAGGCTCCTCAACAACCTCTTTTGGTGATTTGTGTGCCAACAACCTTAGGAGATAACTTGTGGACCCCATGTATGCTTCATAATGCTCCTCCATTAGACCATAACTTTCAAATATCATTCTTGCTACCATTCGATCCAATTCCTCTGCTATCTTTGCATACTCAAACAAATTCTTACTACAAAAGTCAACAATAACACGAAATAATTAATTAGGATAATAACATGTATGTTGAGTATTTTTATACAAACTTAGCTATGTGTTGGAAGAATGGTTCAATGTGTGATTATTTCATGTATTATAAGTGTTCAAAATATACTTATTATACAATAATATATGTCTCTCTAATTTTTCgaaatagaaaaatatcttcaaaAACAAAGAGATTAAAAGAGTgagaaagtaaaaaaataataattatcatCCATGGAGGAGTTCATTATCTTAATTCAAAGTGATtagacttttatttttttattttatcaatctttttgttttagaaaaatttattatttcaaaaattaccgGATTATTATCGCATCCTAACATAAGTGTAAAGactaagtaaaaaaaaaagtaagatattattataaaaaaatacgaTAACACTATcggattttattatttttagtcatcagttaattattaatatttaaaattttaaaataaaatatgttattaaattactagactaaaaaaattaaactaaaaaaattgaatgaatGATTAAgtgataactaaaaataataaattctcaTAATCATACATCATTTTTcattattatattatgtgtaAGTACCAGAAATGATGATTTCCATTGGGCCACAGTTTTTGAGCAAAGCCTTGAATCTTGTGAAGCGTTGTTCCCTCATCTATGCCCATGCTTTCATGGAGAGGAATCTTGGGGATCTGTCCAACGTAGCCTTTCAAGGGCATCCCCTCATAGTTGTTTCTCATTTTTGTTTCTGTTGGGAGATCAAACAGTTCCTTCATGGAATTGAAAACACCATTTTCAAGCTCGTCAGAAACTTTATCAAACACAACTACAAAGCAGCCATGTTCTTCGAGTGCTTTGCGCACCCTCTCGCATGCAAATGACCAGGAATTGCTTCCCAGCTTCAGATCTTCTTTGGTGAAGTTTAGAATCGGAAGCTTGATTTTTTCTTCGGAACCCATGAATAATGAATAATTCTCTCTTAATTAGTTGTTGTTTCTTAGATAGCTTTTCATAACCTTttaggatatatatatatatatatatatatatggaagtTCGAAATGGAGTGAGGAGAAAAGTCTCTATGATCATTTGGATAAATAAAAACACTAcatgtaaagaaaaaaaattagtcaccaaaaaataatcatcatatattaaaaaaatatttaaaaaatttatcaaaatttattattttttattattagttttagacattaactaaaattttttattctaataatttaataatatatttttagtttatatttttaaatattagtaattaattaattaccaaATTCATAAGATTTTGATAGTCctttaacatttttatttatgttatttaacttattttaatatatattttatattttaacttatattttatattaattattaatttagtgaTAAAGTTTTTATATACACTATATAAATTAACACCCCAACTACACATCCAAGCATTTTTGTATCCAAATCCAACCAAGCAGgttcaaactcaacaaaaaTCACTTTCATTACACCTGCATATACACACGCGCATTTCAATTTCGTCTTTGTCTTCATCTTCgcgttcttctttcttcttcttcactttcCTCCTTCTTTGTCTTcgcattctttcttcttcttctttttcgccttcctccttcttctttttcgcattccttcttcttctttgcatGTTTTCTCTCAATTGTCATTCTTttattgttgctgttgttgctgcgttttttcttttcctccttttaattgaggttcatttaGATTCAGAAATAAACTGAATTTGGCTCAGATTTGGTGAATACTTAACAGTAGTATCAAGTGAACCTAACTCAATTCACAAATGAACTGAATTTGGTTCAGATTTGAACAAATAttgataaacattcaatcagtaagaaaaatacattttaattcatttttacatgcaaatgaactcaattaaactaagagaTGAACCATATTCTTAAGGAATAACATATTTAGTGAAtactgatggtgtttttgcggaaaaataaatttccaacacacaaatccaaccggcaagtgtaccgggtcgcatcaagtagtaataactcacttagagtgaggtcgatcccacagggattgatggatcaagcaattttagtgggtgattagtttagtcaagctaacattgaagtgaatttggatgaagtgtagccaacagaaagtaaatagcaaggaaaattaaagtgcagaaagtaaaattgcaagtaacttaaagaacaagaaagtaaaatagctgaaacttaaattgcaagaattctaaattgcatcaaatgtaaagggggctagggtgctggaaattaaatgaaagcagtagatccaagcttagaacaattgcagggagattaaagtgcttgaaagtaaattagAAGCAATAGAAACAGAAAGGTAAAAATGCAGATGAAATAAAAGCAGCAGATGTAAACAGCAAGGCAAAATTTCTTGAAGGAGCAAACAGAAATTAAGTTCAGCTTAAGTGcagaataaaattgaaaatctcaggaaatcatagagactagaaaataagtctagatctcaattcattccttgatcaaagtagaagacaacttgcagaagagaagaaagatgaaagcagtaaaagaaacttcagatccaatttctcaatttcctcaattatgcagaagaacacaaatgaatttcagatggagaattgaaacagaattccttcaattcttgatccaaaatttaagcagaaaggaaaatttaaaagagagaGCTATCTACTACTCCCTAATGGAGCGAACCTTTTTTTTCTAATGGAGCTctattgatgcctttatataggctttacaaaatgaaaaatgaaaatgaaattaaaacaaattacaaaaatgaaaatcctaatttaattga includes:
- the LOC130961522 gene encoding 2-oxoglutarate-dependent dioxygenase AOP3 → MGSEEKIKLPILNFTKEDLKLGSNSWSFACERVRKALEEHGCFVVVFDKVSDELENGVFNSMKELFDLPTETKMRNNYEGMPLKGYVGQIPKIPLHESMGIDEGTTLHKIQGFAQKLWPNGNHHFCKNLFEYAKIAEELDRMVARMIFESYGLMEEHYEAYMGSTSYLLRLLAHKSPKEVVEEPQLGLVCHTDKSFTTILHQNHVNGLMVETKDGNWIHVDFSSTNSFVVMAGDGLMAWSNERIKSPNHKVVMNYNNKNETRYSLGLFAFYKGILQAPEKLIDEEHPLKYKPFDHLALLNFSYSVNIKDYCGM